TTGAACAGATCGAATATCGGCACCTCCTCGCAATAAATCCGTAGCAAACGTGTGCCTCATAGTGTGCGGCGACACATGTTTTGTAATGCCAGCTTTACGTGCATATCCATCCACTGTTCGTTGAATAGATCTTGGCGTCAGCCCCTGATCCACATCTCTCCCTGCTTTTGCACGATCGTGTGAAACAAACAGGAAGGGAGCCGTGTCGGCACGCCTGCTGAGATATACCTTAATTGCATCACGCGCGCGTTCCGACAAAAAAACAATGCGTCGTTTTCCACCCTTTCCTGTAACCGTAAACTCATCGCGCTTTAAATTGACGTGATCAATCTCGAGTCGTGCGAGCTCTGATACACGTAACCCCGTAGAAAAAAGCGTTTCCAAAATTGCCGAATCTCGTAACGACACGAGTCCCTTACCGCGTTTTGGAATGTCCAAGAGTCGGATCAGCTCGTCCTCCTCCAAAAACTCCACCTGCCGGTCCGGATGCTTTGCGAGCTCGATCTTCTCTGCCGCCAAAGACTTAATGTCCCGTTTTGCTAAATATTTTAAAAATGATCGGAGGGCGATAAGGTGATAGTTTTGCGTGGTGGCTTTTGGAGCTTCTTGGTCACGCCCGTGAATTTCTCGATTTAACCACACACGAAACTTGCGTACCTTCTCAAGTGTAATATCCCCTGGCGCCGGCCAGTGCGCCCATGTAAAAAACCGTCGTAAATAAAAATCATAGTTTCTCAGCGTCCGTGCGCTGCGCCCCTTCTCAATCTCTAGATGTTCAAAGAAATCAAGAAGCAATATTTCTGTTTTTGATGTTGCCATATCCGTATTATACGACACTTGGTGCAGACGAGCGAGTGTGAATTGACAAACAACCCAATTTACGTTAGGTTGGATCTGTTGGCGCTGCACACAAGGAGTCGACCGGCTTGTCGCAAGGAAAGCCCGACTAAGACTAGGAGCTATCGAATCAACCCCCTCCCCCTAATTCGAACGCTCAGGTCTATGGTGCCTGCTCCCGTGCATTCCCAGCAGGCCGGTCCGAGGTAACTCTCGGACCGGCCACTAACCTTCTCTTTCGGACCGCTAAACAGGCGGTTTTGCTGTTTCTTGACCCAGAACCAATGAAGGAGCAATGTTCTCTCGCACCATTCGACCGTAGGATGGAGCTTACCCGACCGACGATCACGTCCGGCCAATATCCCCCACCAGGGACTAGGCCGGGCGTGGGCTGGGTCACGCTATCCGACCGTCCACCTCTGGACGGTTTGTTGTTTCTACCCCTCAATCCACCTTCGGGATTGACAAATAACACGCTTTCTTGTATATTCCTAGCGTTATTCACCAACGATCGCTTGGTACCTGATCTCTCCGACGGGTCACTCGGCCTTCGCTAATCGATTACTATGCTTACAAAGAAGCAAAAGGAGAATATTATTAGCAAATTTGCTACCCACAAGAGTGACACGGGGTCACCACAGGTGCAGGTTGCGATTCTTACCTCCGAGATCAAAGATCTTACGGGTCACTTGCGAACACACAAAAAGGACCACTCATCCCGACGCGGACTCATCCGCAAGGTAAATGAGCGTCGCCGTTTGCTCAAATACTTGGAGCGAGAGGACCTCAAGGCCCACAAAAAGTTAAAAGAAGCGTTGAAGTTGAAGTAATTTTCCGTCCCCGCGGCTTTGTTGTCGCGGGGATTTGGCTAACAAGATCCTAGTCGTGTTCGGTTCTGCTGAATACGCCCGGTACCTTGTACCGTTTTATAAACATTTTGGGAGGTTTTGTTGGAAAAACGTAACACCGTTTCCTTTATTCCTAATTGTGCGGTTTTCTCAAATTTGTGCCGCACACAATCGCGTCACGCATGTTCCACGCATCTCTCAATCACTTTTTATCATGATCCATCACAAACATCAGCGTGTCGGTGTCTTTATCGACGTACAGAATCTGTACTATAGCGCTCGTAATCTCTATAACCGAAAGGTAAACTTTGGCAATATTGTCAAAAAGGCGGTTGGAGCCCGCCAACTCATTCGTGCAACTGCGTACGTCGTTTCTACAAAAACCGGAGAGAACCAGCCGTTTTTTGACGCGCTCAATAATCTTGGAATCGAAACCAAGGAGAAAGAGCTCATGGAATACGACGGTGGCCAAAAGAAGGCCGACTGGGACGTTGGTATTACCGTGGACGCCATTAGCTCCGCACCAGATTTAGACGTGATCATTCTCGTCTCCGGTGACGGTGACTACATGCCACTCATTGATTACCTCCACAGCAGAGGAAAATTTGTAGAGGTTGCAGCATTCCGAGAAACAACATCTTCTCGTCTTATCGAGAAGGTTGGGAGCTCAAACTACATCAACTTGTCGGAGAATAAGCGTAGTTTCCTCATTCCAACTGGTAGCCACGGAGCCGGAACGATGGTATCAGACACAACCTCCGCTCAACCGCTTGCACAGGAGAAGGTTGAGGCAAAACCTGTAGTTAGATCTCTTTCAAAACCTCAAATCAAGCACATGCAAGCACCCGCTCCCAAGCAGATTCGTTACCCTGCGCGAGCTCACGTTACTGCAAAACCTGTAGATTACGACGGACTCTCACCCAATGAGCGTGCCTTAAACAATTAGAAACCCGTTGTCTCATAAGCTACGGCTTGTGAGCAACGAAGCGTGCATATCAACACAGAGCGTCAGATGATATGATTGCTTCGTCGCTAAAACGACATCTCATTCACAGCCTGGTGGCAAGATAGAGACCTCAACACATTGAGTTCTTGAGTCTGACTGCCAGGGGAACCAATTTTATGGAACCAAAACAATTCTCTACGGAGTGGGCAGGTAAAACGCTTACGATCGAAGTAGGACGAATGGCTTTCCAGGCAGACGCCGCTTGTACCGTGCGCTATGGCGACACGGTCGTTATGGCAACGGTCGTTATGTCCAAGGAAGAACGTCCTGGAATGAACTTTTTCCCGCTCATGGTGGATTACGAGGAAAAGTATTCCGCTGCTGGTAAGATCAAGGGATCGCGATTCATTAAGCAAGAGGGACGACCATCAGACCAAGCCGTTTTGGCTGGCCGTATGATCGACCGTACGCTACGACCGCTTTTTGATGAGCGTATTCGTAACGATATCCAGGTAATCGCATCCGTGTTGTCATTCGATGAGGAAAATGATCCGGATATCGTGGCAATCATTGCTTCTTGCGTTGTTCTCCATATGTCTCAAATCCCATGGGAGGGACCGGTTGCTGGTATTCGTATGGGACACATAGACGGCGCATGGATTGCCAATCCAACCTACACGCAACGAGAAACAAGCGTATCGGACCTCGTGGTCTGCGGAACAACTGACCGACTGCTCATGGTAGAAGCAAGTGCAAAACAGATACCAGACGCAACCATGATGGAAGGGGTAGAAGCCGGGCTCAAATCGCTCTCACCTGTTCTGGATCTCATTCAGCAAGTTCGTGATGCCGTCGGATCCGAGAAAATCGATCCCTTACAAGGCAAGGAAACAGCTGAACAAATGGCGACACGTGAGCAGGTAGAATCTCTTGCAAAGCCATTTATCAGCAAAAAAGTGGAGGAGCTCTTCTTTGGCGCACCACTTGATCGCAAAATTGATCGTGCTATGGCCCGAGGAGTTCTCACAGATCAGCTCAAGGATTTCTTACTCAGTGAAGGTGTAGAGGAAGAGAACCTTTCTTTTGGCACCAGCATGGTGTACCACGAGATCGAACACGTCATCTCTCAACAAATTCTCAAAAATGATCGTCGCGTTGACGGCCGTGCAATCGAAGAAATTCGTCCTCTTAGCTGTACCGTGGGGCTTTTACCACGCACGCATGGATCAGGACTTTTTGCACGCGGAGAAACACAGGTTCTCTCAACCGTAACCCTCGCAGGCCCAGGTGCAGCGCAGGTGATCGATACAATGGAAGTAGACGAGAAAAAGCGCTACATGCATCACTACTCATTTCCTCCATTTAGTGTCGGGGAAACGCGACCATTGCGAGGACCAGGACGTCGTGAGGTTGGTCATGGTGCACTCGCAGAAAAAGCTCTCGAGCCTGTTCTTCCAGACGCAGAGGTATTCCCTTACGTAATCCGTGTTACATCGGACACCATGGGATCAAACGGCTCTAGCTCTATGGGATCCGTCTGCGGATCGACAATCTCACTATTGGATGCAGGCGTTCCGCTTAAAGCGCCCGTCGCAGGTGTGGCTGTCGGTCTTGCATCGACACCCGACATGAACGAATGGAAAGTGTTTACGGATCTACAGGATTTAGAGGATGGACAGGGCGGAATGGACTTTAAAGTCGCAGGAACAACAGACGGCGTAACAGCAATTCAGCTGGACACAAAAACGCTCGGACTCAACATGGACATTGTAAAGGAAGCCTTCCGACAAGCCTCAAAGGCACGAGGGCAGATTCTTGAAGTTATCTCCAACACTATTGCAGAACCACGCGCCGAGCTTTCTCTCTACGCGCCTCGTATTGAGAGTATGCGTATTAATCCAGACAAGATTCGTGACGTCATTGGCCCAGGAGGAAAGATGATTAACGAAATTATTGCCAAGACGGGTGTAGAAATTGATATTGAAGATGATGGAGTTGTCACGATTACCTCACGTATGGCAGAGGGAATGAAGGAAGCAATGGATTGG
This region of Candidatus Uhrbacteria bacterium CG10_big_fil_rev_8_21_14_0_10_50_16 genomic DNA includes:
- a CDS encoding 30S ribosomal protein S15; amino-acid sequence: MLTKKQKENIISKFATHKSDTGSPQVQVAILTSEIKDLTGHLRTHKKDHSSRRGLIRKVNERRRLLKYLEREDLKAHKKLKEALKLK
- a CDS encoding polyribonucleotide nucleotidyltransferase, whose protein sequence is MEPKQFSTEWAGKTLTIEVGRMAFQADAACTVRYGDTVVMATVVMSKEERPGMNFFPLMVDYEEKYSAAGKIKGSRFIKQEGRPSDQAVLAGRMIDRTLRPLFDERIRNDIQVIASVLSFDEENDPDIVAIIASCVVLHMSQIPWEGPVAGIRMGHIDGAWIANPTYTQRETSVSDLVVCGTTDRLLMVEASAKQIPDATMMEGVEAGLKSLSPVLDLIQQVRDAVGSEKIDPLQGKETAEQMATREQVESLAKPFISKKVEELFFGAPLDRKIDRAMARGVLTDQLKDFLLSEGVEEENLSFGTSMVYHEIEHVISQQILKNDRRVDGRAIEEIRPLSCTVGLLPRTHGSGLFARGETQVLSTVTLAGPGAAQVIDTMEVDEKKRYMHHYSFPPFSVGETRPLRGPGRREVGHGALAEKALEPVLPDAEVFPYVIRVTSDTMGSNGSSSMGSVCGSTISLLDAGVPLKAPVAGVAVGLASTPDMNEWKVFTDLQDLEDGQGGMDFKVAGTTDGVTAIQLDTKTLGLNMDIVKEAFRQASKARGQILEVISNTIAEPRAELSLYAPRIESMRINPDKIRDVIGPGGKMINEIIAKTGVEIDIEDDGVVTITSRMAEGMKEAMDWVRLLTAEIEVGKTYHGTVTRLMDFGAFVEVLPKQEGLVHVSEMAPYRVNQVKDIVKEGDKVYVKVTEVDQMGRTNLSMKQAEGNVYPEPPTQAERKPEGDRPARRPGSDRPSAPRGPRPPHRNNG